The Raphanus sativus cultivar WK10039 chromosome 2, ASM80110v3, whole genome shotgun sequence DNA segment TTGTGTGTAATTTAAGGTCGCCAGGGTAATCAAGGATTGTGTCTAACATCAACACTTGGGAAACACAAATATTATTGTTACATACTTATCTTAGGTTGAAGTCGTCAGGTAAATGAAACCAAACGAGATAGTAAATTGACTACTGATCATATGCAATAGTTTCCACATATTGTTTCCTTCTTTTCACTATATAAATGAAAGTAGAAATTCTAACATGCCAATAATTATGGTTATTCTTTTGATTTTAACTTATAAGTTGAAATAATATCTGACATGTTTAATTATATGAACATTTGAcacaagaaaatacaaaatattgcTTAGAAAGATACAAACATAACATATTATCGATGCATAGAGTTTTCACGCATGTATTATATAACCCAAGGAAGTAATTAACCTAATTAAAATACTTAGCCAATCAGACACTAACACATTAACAACTTTTGATCAAAGATTGTTGATGTATTAGTGTTTGATCAGCTGATAAGATAACAAGACTAAATGAAAccaaatactaaaataaaaacatcaaaagCAGTGTCCGTCTATAAAATCCATCATGTTGGTGAGTGAACTTAGCTCGAACTCATCATCATGTATCCAATGTGAACTCAAATAGTTACTTCCTTGACGATCTTCTTGAATCTCACTGTTATCATTAATATTTGAGATGTTGGTTTCTTCTAATGTTTCAGGATTTGTGTGACTGATCTGATGGACAATATCACCATTGCTCGGCTTGGTTTTTGGATCTTTGTTTCCAAGTTTCTTACTCAGATGCGTGTTCCAATAATTCTTCACTTGGTTATCCGTCCGACCCGGCACTCTTTTAGCAATCAAGGACCACctatttaaatacaaaacaacTATAAATTAGTTCCCTTTTAATCATATACTTCTAGAAATGTTTTATGTAAATTTAGAGAATAAAAACACGTGCTCAGCAAGTTCCAGAATAAAATCATGATTATTTATAGTGATGAACATGGATATAAATAGCTTTATTCTTTCTCTTGAAGCAGTTAGTTTAATGAAGTAAATGTAATTAACGAAGTTATAATATATACCTATTACCAAGCAACTTGTGGAGCCTAATGATAAGATCTTCTTCTTGCTCGGTGAAATTGCCTCTTTTAACATTTGGGCTGAGATAATTCATCCACCTCAATCGACAACTCTTTCCACATCTCTTTAAACCTAATTTACATGTACAGTAACCCATAAGTTAGCATCAATATCACCCATGAAACAGGAAATAAAACGATAGAGATACGATGGTATTCCAGTTTAACGATGTAATCAAGTAGAGTTGACTTCATAATATTTCGTTTCTACCCCAAACCACTAGACATAACTGTAATCCAGATTCAAGCTTAGACTGCGATAAACGGATTTACTATTCTAAATAAATAACCAACAATAGTAACCTAGgttaaaatgttcaaaaaaaaaaagtaacctAGGTTAAGAggtaaaactatatatatatgatcatgaTATATAGAACTCTTAACTTTAAACCattcataaaagaaaatctaTGATATCAATTTTCGCCCCCACACACAAAagtatgagagagagagagtagaaaGAGAAAAGAGACCAGTCTTTTTTGCAATACGATTCCAATGGCCTTTGCCATGAGATTTGACATAATCCATGAGGATCTTGTCTTCTTCTACAGTCCACAAACCTTTCTTGTACTCATTGTTTCCTTCTTCACCAGTACTACTTACTTTTTTCCTCATTATTTTTTGCTTCTTTGGAAGATTGACGAGAGAGAAAGATCACAGAAAGAGAGAAGTTAAGAGATATTGTATGAGTAGTTATTTGATGGAGTTATTAAATAGTACTACAAGACCTAGTGGAATATTTATGTGAAGAGTGTAAATAATAGCTAGTCACATTATACAGATATATGGGCTTATTAAATAGTGTATTGATTGTGTCTGGCATGTGATGATACTAACATATTTCTGAGATGCTAGCTGGTAATTACTGATACGGAGTAGTTTAATGAGTTAATCAAGATTTTCCACTGAAAGTTTGAAAAGATGAGACTGCCTAAGATGGTCTAGGGGGAAACAAAAATCACGTGTATGCTTAAAAAGATTCGTCTTTGATCTTAGAGCTGTTTCGGCATCGAAGTTTCATGTGTCAGGCTAGTGTTTATCAAAGTATATATTTCTGAACCTTGGTTAATTGAATACATCATAAGCAAAAGTTTCTTGGTTAGGattttaaacagaaaaatacACCTTCTTTTTCTTGGActccataaaaaaaaagaaaaaaaatggtgaTGCAAATTTTAAACTCATGAAACCGAATAGGGTTTGAGAGTACAACAAACCTATAAATATAACTCAAGGACTTGTGGTTCTTGCTGCAACCGATTGGACAGTGAGATCCATAGTGATTTGCTATTATCAATGtcaaaatacaaattatatactGTATTACATCACATATAGATATAGTATATCCTTATAAAAGTATCTCTAGCATtgataaaagattgaaatggcTAATCTAatagattaattttaattttgtacaATGATACTCTCGGACAAGCGTCCGGGAATCTTGGGTTAGACTATTCAACACAATTAATTACTTCTAGTAAGTACTtcatctgtttcataataagtgtcactttgaactcattttcttgttacacaaagagtgtcactttacaattccaatgtaaattatactaactttcagctaaAAACTAATTGCAaatcattgattttataaataattttatttatctaaaatactattggtcaaagaggtataattaattacaacttacatatatttcaacaactttcttaatctgtgtgaaaaatgtcacaacgacactctttaagaaacagaTGGAATACTGTTTTTACGAAAAGTATGTGCATGAGAGTTAGCAATTAATCTAAGGCAGATACTTAACTAGAAGATGATTTGACTCTCTTGGGATTAGGAGATTTtcatgaaaaaagaaaaacagtgaTATTGTAAGAGAGAAATAGAGAATAGAAGCTCCCTctcttattattaaaatatcttgATCTCTGTGCCCCAGCAATATATCTATAATTACgtatactgtttttttttttgactgataGTTACGTATACTGTTCTGTTAGTAACATGTCCGTCCTCCGATGcatatttacaaattttcatGTACGTTACTAGTAACTGTCTCCGTTTTagaaagatacatattctaaaaaaatattttttttttctaaaaagatgtatttttatattttaatatactttttatcaattaataataaaaaaattaagtgtttcaaaaatattaattgcattttttaaaatctaattagtttaaaaatatagaaaatataaatttacaaaaactatgcattaataactaagttttaatgtgatttcttaataagtgtgaaaatccTAGAACATTGATTAATTTTCAGGGAGTATTAACTACtcttttgaaaacatttttagaaTTTGGTTGCTGCAATTTTTAACATCATGTCTTAGTGATTTATTAATTgacttataatttatttttacaaaacctATTTATTGTTTCGCTGGCTTTATCATCAGAAAATGtcaatagtttttttattgAGAAATTGTCAATAGTTTTGAcactataatattattattaatttataggtACTATATACTCActccgtttcattttaattatcgttttaaatttatgcacacataataataaaacatatgattttgtataattccaaaataaaaccaaaattacCTATACAtttaaccatatttcaaccaatagaaaaataaacgggtgaatcttattaataattttttcattaaaattctaaaacgacatttattttgaaacaattttttcgCTATAACAACTACTATTAAACTGAAATGGAATTAGTATATGATTATAAACAGTGATCTATTTGGAAAATGCAATGACATTTGTACAAGATTCAATATGagaaagttacaaaaaaaattcataatgagaaaataatatttttttagcagAGGCGATTATATAGCTGGCGCATTTAAAATTCTAGACATATTAACGCTGGAAGTTGAGTCAATGAGACGAGGAATAGTTCTCTGCAacctttttttggtaaaagttcTCTGCCACATTTCATTGTAAGAGGttctttttcaaataattataataactaCGTCgcatatatttttcaaaaaaaaaaaaaaaactacgtcGAATAAGATCTTATCGACAAATTATATGGACATTCTATCATTCAAATTGATTTTACTATCAGGTTTGAGTATTACATAAGGAATATGTTGGTTCACAAGTTTACCATCTTTTCAAAGATTATATTATGATTTATGCTACGAACTGACTGAATGATCTATTTATCGAtatagttaattaatttaaatataacgACATAATATATTATGCTAAAAGTAGAATGTTTATAATCAATAATACATGAGAAATCAAATAGTTAATCTTTAGGATAATGTTGTAATTCTTTAGTATACAAAAGATGTTGTAATCCTTTAGTAAACAATGTACATTGTAAATTGGAAACTGATATAATAATCTGTGGAATGCACTGTGCAAAACTGGTTTTGAATCAAAACTCTTAATTATTAAGCCCACCTTTCAAATGGCCTCATTgatctttttgttattttttcattttcaatccGTTTTGTATATTAAGAAAGCTGTTGTGCTTTTAAGAAtaaaagaagatttttttttgggaaaattggAAATATGGAACAAAAAAACTGATACATTGTCCCTATGCCATAATCTGAAACATAAATTGTCCCCTTGgtataattttttaagaaaacccAATTATATCCCTCATCtcaaatgatttaaaatgatttcgattttttaaatataattaattaaaaaaataaaacaaaaagagaaaataaaacaaaagggGGAAATCGTGTTTTAACCCTAATATCGTTTCTCTCCTTTGGCGATACAGAGCAAAAGAGGATTCTCAGATCCTCGATTTCTCAGAGGTCTCCTTGCCGTCGCCGGTCTTTCTTCTGACCGCTAGCACTCCGCCGgtggtcttcttcttcttaatcgAACCTCCGGCTCACTTCGCGTCTCGTTGTCAATTAAATCGCCGAACACAGAAGCTCGTACCTCGCCGGGAACTGAAGTTGTTACCTCGCCGCTCTGCAATTCACACACTCAGCTTTAGTTTCAAGCAAAACAATCGAGACTTTCAGGTTTGTATAAGGATTTGGGAATTTTTTGCATGTCTTTGTATCTTAGTGTGATAGGTTTTGTTTCTAGTTTCTGAGAATTATTTAGGTATCTATgttatgaaattttcttttttgctatCAAAGTTTCTTATACTTTTTCATGTTTGGCATCTGTCATGCTTTATGGCTACGGATTGCTTGTATCACTCTGTTAACGtttgtgttgttgtttattGGTCACTGTCTGTCTTTTTTTAACATCTAAAAAGCTTGTATAACTCTTGTATTGTTGTTGTGATTGTCTACATCTCCCGTCATAGCCTttgttaaagaagaaaaactgcTCTCTAAAACTACTTTgttcatttgaaaaaaaaaagaatactttCTTCTTATAAATAAGACAATTGATGTTATGTTGATTActttagtttagtttatatgAGTGGAACCTTCTTTGGTTTCCTACGGGTTTATAAGTTATTAATGTATGCTTGGTTTTGGAAATTGCTAGTACATGGTAGCACTCGCACGATGAGTAATCAACGTGAGAGTAATGAAATCATCCAAGTAACATGACCATGTTCATTACATGATTTTCTATGCTAAAAGTTACTTTTTTGTGGTTACGGATTGCTTGTATCACTCTGTTAACGtttgtgttgttgtttattGGTTATTGTCTGTCTTTTTTTAACATCTCAAAAGCTTGTATAACTCTTgccttttaaaagtttaatttttaattgttcATTATCTGgccttttaaaagtttaatttttttttaaatagtttgcGTTTGATAGGTATTCAATTTATGTTGTGTTAATGATTTAGCTGTATATGATATCAAAGTTTAATTctttttgatgtttttgaaCTCATATTGTATTTGTCTCATTGTTCACAGGTATGACGGTGGATCAGTTGCCTAAATGCCTATTCAAAGAGGGTACCGAAACACAAGTTGAGAAGGTGAACAACACTTGTAGAACTTCTATACTTGAGGAGGTGGAGAAGTACGTTGAGGCAGAGTACAAAGAAGTGTTGGCTGATCCGCTGTTTGCTCAGGTTATGGCAATTTATGAGCATAAGCTTCAGTATTCGGGGAGACTGATCCACACCTTTGCTTGTAAGCAGCTTCTTACCGCAAAACGTCATGAGTTGTGGTTCCATTATGCTCGGAGGCCTCTCAGATTTGCGATGCAAGAATTCCATGCGGTTACTGGTCTGAAATACAAAGACGACGAGCCTGACTTGGGTATTGATGATTGGAGCTATGATAAAGGGTTTTGGGGTAGGTTGCTAAGGAGGGAAAAAAAGATTAGCTTACAGGAAATCAGGAAGGTGCATCTGAAGGATTGTAATACCTGGTCTCATCTCGACAGGCTTAGGATGGTGTATTTGTGTGTGATCGTTGGTTTAGTTATGGCGAAGGATGAGAGGGTTTGCATCCCACACAAGTACATCAAGCTGGTTATGGATTTCGAGAAGATGAGGAAATATCCATGGGGTCGTGACTCCTTTGATTTGCTGGTGAAATCCATGATCGAAGCTAGGGGCAAAGTGAAGAAGCAGAACAGTTATGTTGTAGATGGATTCTCATATGCACTACAGATTTGGTTGATGGAGGCTATTCCAGACATCGGGTCTCTTTTGGGTCAGAAGCTCAGAGAAGGCGTCACTAGCATGCGATGTAGGAACTGGAAAGGATCTGCTAAGGTTTCTTATGACGATATTATTAGCATGGAGTCTAATTTTGCATCCACTGTAAGCTCTGATATCTTGACTTAATCTGACTGATATTTTTAGTTCTTAATGTTTGTGTCTAACCGTTTTAATTTGGTGATTTCTTGTAGGGAAATGTATTTCCATACATCTCTTCTACTGGAAATTGCAAGATCATTGTTGATGCTGGATTTGAACGGGACGATGAGATGAAAGATGAAAGAGTCGATATTACTGTTATTGATATTACTGAAAGATGAACGGGATTTGgggttttctaattttattagaTTATGTGTTCAAATCATATTTGGATTACTGTAGATAACTAGTTTAAGATATTACTGTTATTGATATTTGAGGTTTTCTAATTCAAACCCTAAAGAAAATAgggttcaaaccctaaaccctaaatcgagTAGGGTTCaatctctaaaccctaaattgaGTAGGGTTCAATctctaatccctaaaccctaaatcaaataGGGTTCAATctctaatccctaaaccctaaatcaaataGGGTTCAATctctaatccctaaaccctaaatcaaataGGGTTCAATCTCTAATCCCTAAATCAAATAAAGAGTGACCAACTTCGAGTTTTGTATTTATCAAGTCAATTCTAATGATTTGTAAATTACTATGTAATGTTTATTAAGTTTTAGTGTGATGATTTCGAAATACAAAGTAGAGTTTTCGATTTTGGGATTGTAGTGTTCTTATTCATTTTAGTGTTGGAGTGTAGTATCTTAGAACTCGATTTAATGTTAATAGAGTAACCCCTTTTGAGGTTTATACCCGCTTGGACCCACccgaatttaaaaaaaacccACCCGAGACCCGGATCCAGACAACCCCAAAACACGTGAAATTGTATCATTTGTTGAAACAAAGGAAACCAAACAAGAGAGAAAGGGCGATTAGGGTTCTTCATCGGCGACTCTAGAAACGAGACCAAACATGAGCAGTTCGTCAATTTCCTCCTCTCGTTTTCCTCGAATTTCAACTCATGGTGTCCCTTCAAGATGCTGGTGTGGGGAGGGCATAACCACTTTTGCATCTTCGACGACGGAGAATCGGTATCGAAGATTCTACCGATGCGAAGTTGCAATACATGTAACTCGATTCAGTCGTTACTTTGCTTTTCTTTATGTGATTTCAGTCCTTCCTTTGCTTTCCTTTATGTAAccacttttgtttttgtttctggtAGAAAAAATCTGAGAATCATCTATTTAAATGGATTGATGAAGCTTTGCTTGACGAGATACGAGAAGTAGATGCGAAACATGATAGGGTTTCTCGACGGCTTGCTAGAGTTGAACACGAGATGACACAGAAGATGAATGAGAAGGTGACGTTGGAGATTGCTAGAGTAGAACATGAGATGACACAGAAGATGAATGAGAAGGTAATAGTGGAGATTGCTAGAGTCCAAGAAGAGATACAAAAGAAGCTAAAGATTGCGACAGTGGCGATGGTACTTGTCGGAGCCATCGCAGTGATGTGGACTTCTCATACTGTCTGAACTAGTTCTAGTGATGCTCATTATAATTAGCTTCTGTTTACAACTTCTTGCTGGGTCATTATTGGCTTCTTGTTTACAATTGATAGGTCGTTCTATTCAGCTTCTTTTTACAACTTTATGCAAGAGTCTTCGCAGGTAGTTGCAGTTTGAAGTAGAGTACAAAAAGCAATCAAGTAATTATGATAAAACGAGTAAATCAAGTAGAACAAGAAAATCCAAAAGCAAACAAAACGAGTAAATCAAGTAGTCAACaacaataagaaaaaatagaaaatcagaGCTAAATAGCTCTGTCACATGTAGCCCTGTTATGATTCTCTTCGCCACATCGACTGCATCTGCGCCTCTTTTTTTCTTGACCTCGTTGGGACGAACGAAGCTTGTCTTCAACTGTCTCGTATCTGcgttttcttctccttcctgctcctcttcttgattcAGGCGGTAGTACACTAGCAATTTCAACTTCATTTGGAACAACCCAACTATCTTCAGGAACACCTATTGGATTGATAGTTTCTTGATAAGCTGTTCTCCATGTGGAAGTAGTGTACATGTCATCCGTTAGTGAGGATGGGGATCGGCCAACTGTTAAACCTGCTTTGATGGCGTGTCTACATGGAATTTTAAGCAGGTCATATTTCCCACATGAGCAAGTTCTTCTGTCCAAATCAACCAGGCAGTCAAATGTATCTCCACGAACCAAGAAACGATGCTCGTTAACTGGTTGCACAAGAAACGTTCTACCCTTGGTAATCCGCCTATCTATCTTTTTCTCGATGCGGATAGTTAATGGTTTTGTATGCTTCCTGCTTTTTGTCCGACGTTCAAAGAACCAACGAGTTAGCATTTCTCTGATGCTATCCAACAACGGAATGACTGGATACTCTCTTGGTGAGCGCAAAGCTGAGTTGATTGATTCAGCCGGGTTTGTCGTCCTGATGTCGTACCTGAATCCTTGAAACCGACAGCGAGCCCACTTTCTAACATCTGCATCAACCAAATATTTTCCAATAGCTGGACTGATATTGCACACAGCTTCGAATCGCGTCCGAAAATCAACGACTCTATAAGCTTTAGAAGCTTTTGCAATCAATCCAACCATTCCATTTCCTCTGTAATGTGTGACCACATTATTCAACAAATGGTGAATGCAGATTCCGTGTTCAGCAAGAGGATATACATTCTCAATCGCCTTACAAAGTGAGCTATTTCTGTCTGATACAAAAGCTAGGGAACGGTCGTCAGCTACAACAACTTGTAGCTCTCTCATAAACCAATCCCACGAGCGATCATTTTCTGAGTCCACAACCGCAAATGCAATAGGATACAAGTTAGAGTTTCCATCTAAAGCTGTCGCAACAAGTAATACCCCTTTGTATTTGCTCTTCAAAAATGTCCCATCGACAACAAGAACTTTTCGCATGGCTGTGTGAAAACCTCGCACAGATTGCCCAAACGAAACAAAGAGAAATCGGAATCTACCATCAACATCAGTCTCATAAAACGTGTGTGTTCCTGGATTAGCTTCTTTCAGCATGTGCAAGTATTTCGGAATTTTTTCAAAACTCTTCTCCGGAATACCTCGGAccatattaattgcaaactctCGAGCATCCCATGCTAAGGACTTAGATATCTCACATCCATGATCCATTCTCATAATCTGTATGATATCGTTAACTTTGGGACCTTCTTTCACACCCTCGTACCTATGCATTATTAGACTCCCAATAGTTTTCGCAGAAGCTGTCCGACCACCATTTTTCATACTCGACGCAGCACATGTATGATCCGCCACATATTTTTTGATGATGAAATATGTGGATCCTGATAACCCCTCAGCACGAACACTCCAGTTGCAATGATTGTCAATGCATCTGATGTACCAAAGTTTTCTGTCCGATTTCACAACTTTGTAATCGAAGTGATGCTTCATCGCTGACATTTCCAACGCTGCTTTCAACAGCGATTTGTTTTGAAAGGTTTCACCTCTCTTCACAACATCCACCAAAGAAAACCGAACACTGTTTTCCTTAGGATCTTCTTCTGCAGTTGAGACG contains these protein-coding regions:
- the LOC108819722 gene encoding transcription factor WER-like isoform X2, producing the protein MSNLMAKAIGIVLQKRLRCGKSCRLRWMNYLSPNVKRGNFTEQEEDLIIRLHKLLGNRWSLIAKRVPGRTDNQVKNYWNTHLSKKLGNKDPKTKPSNGDIVHQISHTNPETLEETNISNINDNSEIQEDRQGSNYLSSHWIHDDEFELSSLTNMMDFIDGHCF
- the LOC130508666 gene encoding uncharacterized protein LOC130508666; translated protein: MHIYASCGVWKFSPLKGWEFAVDEKKRGRVLVVELTSSFEYLRILAFDDFGIDQNEFELELSYLPMELIGAVDCPPVIIANDRQVKNFLTYVRGKASTRLCVSTSPINGNSQDFEVDMKESNSPFREKGEPSSFPPQDDDGSSSESSQDVEEDDVVVSTAEEDPKENSVRFSLVDVVKRGETFQNKSLLKAALEMSAMKHHFDYKVVKSDRKLWYIRCIDNHCNWSVRAEGLSGSTYFIIKKYVADHTCAASSMKNGGRTASAKTIGSLIMHRYEGVKEGPKVNDIIQIMRMDHGCEISKSLAWDAREFAINMVRGIPEKSFEKIPKYLHMLKEANPGTHTFYETDVDGRFRFLFVSFGQSVRGFHTAMRKVLVVDGTFLKSKYKGVLLVATALDGNSNLYPIAFAVVDSENDRSWDWFMRELQVVVADDRSLAFVSDRNSSLCKAIENVYPLAEHGICIHHLLNNVVTHYRGNGMVGLIAKASKAYRVVDFRTRFEAVCNISPAIGKYLVDADVRKWARCRFQGFRYDIRTTNPAESINSALRSPREYPVIPLLDSIREMLTRWFFERRTKSRKHTKPLTIRIEKKIDRRITKGRTFLVQPVNEHRFLVRGDTFDCLVDLDRRTCSCGKYDLLKIPCRHAIKAGLTVGRSPSSLTDDMYTTSTWRTAYQETINPIGVPEDSWVVPNEVEIASVLPPESRRGAGRRRKRRYETVEDKLRSSQRGQEKKRRRCSRCGEENHNRATCDRAI
- the LOC130508665 gene encoding uncharacterized protein At4g04775-like; its protein translation is MSSSSISSSRFPRISTHGVPSRCWCGEGITTFASSTTENRYRRFYRCEVAIHKKSENHLFKWIDEALLDEIREVDAKHDRVSRRLARVEHEMTQKMNEKVTLEIARVEHEMTQKMNEKVIVEIARVQEEIQKKLKIATVAMVLVGAIAVMWTSHTV
- the LOC130508664 gene encoding uncharacterized protein LOC130508664; translation: MTVDQLPKCLFKEGTETQVEKVNNTCRTSILEEVEKYVEAEYKEVLADPLFAQVMAIYEHKLQYSGRLIHTFACKQLLTAKRHELWFHYARRPLRFAMQEFHAVTGLKYKDDEPDLGIDDWSYDKGFWGRLLRREKKISLQEIRKVHLKDCNTWSHLDRLRMVYLCVIVGLVMAKDERVCIPHKYIKLVMDFEKMRKYPWGRDSFDLLVKSMIEARGKVKKQNSYVVDGFSYALQIWLMEAIPDIGSLLGQKLREGVTSMRCRNWKGSAKVSYDDIISMESNFASTGNVFPYISSTGNCKIIVDAGFERDDEMKDERVDITVIDITER
- the LOC108819722 gene encoding transcription factor WER-like isoform X1, with protein sequence MRKKVSSTGEEGNNEYKKGLWTVEEDKILMDYVKSHGKGHWNRIAKKTGLKRCGKSCRLRWMNYLSPNVKRGNFTEQEEDLIIRLHKLLGNRWSLIAKRVPGRTDNQVKNYWNTHLSKKLGNKDPKTKPSNGDIVHQISHTNPETLEETNISNINDNSEIQEDRQGSNYLSSHWIHDDEFELSSLTNMMDFIDGHCF